A single region of the Pseudomonadota bacterium genome encodes:
- a CDS encoding 2Fe-2S iron-sulfur cluster-binding protein has translation METINLDITLNGEQVTRPSIDANMMLVEFLREELGLTGTKFCCGIAVCRVCTVSVAHRASAHEVAMRACTTPLSEVNGRVITTVEGLADGNDLHPLQHAFLENFSFQCGYCCPGFLMASYALMDQLTRSPIPRERVDDAIDAAVGQHICRCTGYVRYHRAIRQVILDTPGLAT, from the coding sequence ATGGAGACAATCAATCTTGATATCACGCTCAACGGTGAACAGGTCACGCGGCCCTCTATCGACGCCAACATGATGCTGGTCGAGTTCCTGCGCGAGGAGCTGGGTCTGACCGGCACGAAGTTCTGCTGCGGCATTGCCGTTTGCCGGGTCTGCACGGTATCGGTGGCGCACAGGGCCAGTGCTCACGAGGTCGCCATGCGCGCCTGCACCACGCCGCTCAGTGAGGTTAACGGCCGGGTCATCACGACTGTGGAAGGTCTGGCTGACGGGAACGACCTGCATCCCCTGCAGCATGCGTTCCTGGAGAATTTCTCGTTCCAGTGCGGCTACTGCTGTCCGGGGTTCTTGATGGCGTCCTACGCGCTGATGGATCAACTCACGAGAAGCCCGATACCGCGCGAGCGGGTCGACGACGCCATCGACGCGGCGGTCGGACAGCACATATGCCGGTGCACCGGCTATGTGCGCTATCACCGGGCGATCAGGCAAGTGATTCTGGATACGCCCGGCCTGGCGACGTGA
- a CDS encoding phage tail protein: MPSRRETIPIDFDRRRLRDIAAKVLSLYGPRKGLRVLLAGGAPGDRQLTATQLAKKHGKRLERIDLAVITAEGAAHTEKSLKRLIETAAAADSILFFDEADALFGRRSGVADSHGRYERIAQRFLADIAANSRIVIIATADPPGSHVTLEAASDVVVRFEPGRTKPPEGGTDDTVFSRPLSNRHFLVEIGNQEIGFCQVSAMGSEHAVGEGDSGKPGALTYHSLVLRRAVSRSKDLYLWRQKIVEGTWDRRQVDLYQLPRAGAKPVNHWTFINCWPRRWQGPAFDALEGDGLAVEEIELCYERFVWL; the protein is encoded by the coding sequence ATGCCTTCACGGCGCGAGACAATCCCCATCGATTTCGACCGGCGGCGTCTGCGTGACATCGCCGCCAAGGTCTTGAGCCTTTACGGCCCACGCAAGGGGTTGCGCGTGCTGCTGGCCGGTGGCGCGCCGGGAGACCGGCAGCTCACGGCAACGCAACTTGCCAAAAAGCATGGCAAAAGACTGGAACGGATCGACCTGGCGGTCATCACGGCCGAAGGCGCCGCGCATACGGAGAAATCCCTTAAACGTCTGATCGAGACAGCGGCCGCCGCCGACAGTATCCTCTTCTTCGACGAGGCCGACGCGCTGTTCGGCCGCCGGAGCGGCGTCGCCGACAGCCACGGCCGGTACGAACGCATTGCCCAACGTTTCCTGGCCGATATCGCCGCGAATAGCCGCATCGTCATCATCGCGACCGCTGACCCGCCAGGCAGTCATGTGACGTTGGAGGCAGCAAGCGATGTCGTCGTGCGATTCGAGCCGGGGCGCACGAAGCCGCCGGAAGGCGGGACCGACGATACGGTCTTTAGTCGCCCGCTTAGCAACAGGCACTTTCTGGTCGAGATCGGCAATCAGGAGATCGGATTCTGTCAGGTCTCCGCCATGGGCAGCGAACATGCGGTGGGTGAGGGCGACAGCGGCAAGCCGGGCGCGTTGACCTATCACAGTCTTGTCTTGCGGCGCGCGGTCAGCCGGTCGAAGGACCTTTATCTCTGGCGCCAGAAGATCGTCGAGGGAACCTGGGACCGGCGCCAGGTCGACCTCTACCAGTTGCCACGCGCCGGTGCCAAACCGGTCAACCACTGGACCTTCATCAATTGCTGGCCACGGCGATGGCAGGGGCCGGCCTTTGATGCCCTGGAGGGCGATGGTCTGGCGGTCGAGGAAATCGAGCTTTGTTATGAGCGATTTGTCTGGCTCTAG
- a CDS encoding molybdopterin cofactor-binding domain-containing protein — protein sequence MGINATRRQFLAATSSGIALSISVLPHLNFGSDAQAADMVPPPDWQAGPGKARFRIDGLRKVTGQKIYARDFRAWDMDGWPQEEDVVLVIRTPFANRELIGLDLDPLPDDLKPTRVVTGADLVRDKIAIAEVDFPAGNYLVEPGKVPNYLGQAVALLYYNDYHTMDRARRAIRSLHNKGIVAGPEEPNREDTFYEPETSVIHAVSRGQQIFSQVDGGPVRPQKLESDRDKEAMARVDYIRERLENPTSVGWSVLRNVYTTQTVDPMFMEPESGLGWLDRDSGTLHMMIGTQSPSYDVNSAGEIFSDPDCPLDVKAVNLFAAYPGGGFGGRDTSTLCLFLALAAAYGDRPIRIAYDRFEQFQSGVKRHAARIDLTLAVDDDGLLQAVRNHIYLNGGGRRNVSTYVAQVSALDGAGAYDIPLADIWSRARRTRAPIAGSMRGFGTVQSLFAMESMIDELALKNGLDPIDLRLRNVLAPDQEIVTGAPHAPPGLRDMCVHASQHSLWLDRDQKKQASANADAAYGVGFALGMKNYGTGADAALDEVAFDADGAITVTTNVIDMGTGTATTLAISTAKFLGANATEVKTGILAPFDALELEGSFEKHPENPRWTPLVHESTKAASTSSKWVHGVHMACQVLLETGLLPAARDMWGATSAGVGITDVSWQGGELSATGLDPIPLATLAKHAHDNGHVVSAMIHAFYSGRWIEADYTVGDETFRWQIDALSVLRGGQTDRELIDRQNPKLFTVESIWEGNGQNFGASACLAAVKVDRKNGTVTLLDAVHYIGPGTVLQEDLMEGQLDGCFAMGVGQALLEYLPTYEEGAGNGRWNLNRYHVPLAGDVALHNVEKVILPPESDDAPARGIAEVAMVAVAPAIANAVAHATGVRFYDLPIAADKVREAWRG from the coding sequence ATGGGCATCAACGCGACACGTCGCCAATTCTTAGCGGCAACTTCCAGCGGCATTGCGCTCAGCATCAGCGTTTTGCCACATCTTAACTTCGGATCAGACGCACAAGCCGCCGATATGGTGCCGCCACCTGATTGGCAGGCCGGTCCCGGCAAGGCGCGCTTTCGCATCGATGGTCTGCGCAAGGTCACGGGCCAGAAGATTTACGCCCGCGACTTCCGCGCCTGGGACATGGATGGATGGCCGCAGGAAGAAGACGTGGTTCTGGTCATCAGAACACCGTTTGCCAATCGCGAGCTGATCGGCCTCGATCTCGATCCTCTGCCCGACGATCTGAAACCCACGCGCGTTGTCACCGGCGCCGATCTCGTGCGCGACAAGATCGCGATCGCTGAGGTCGACTTCCCGGCCGGCAATTATCTGGTCGAGCCCGGCAAGGTGCCTAACTATCTGGGTCAGGCCGTCGCGCTGCTCTACTACAACGACTATCACACCATGGACCGCGCGCGCCGCGCGATCCGGTCACTGCACAACAAAGGCATCGTTGCCGGTCCGGAGGAACCGAACCGCGAAGACACGTTCTATGAACCGGAGACCAGCGTCATCCATGCGGTCTCGCGCGGCCAGCAGATCTTTTCCCAGGTCGATGGCGGCCCGGTCAGACCCCAGAAGCTGGAATCCGACCGCGACAAGGAAGCGATGGCCAGGGTCGACTACATCCGCGAGCGGCTGGAGAACCCTACATCCGTCGGCTGGAGCGTGCTGCGCAACGTTTACACGACCCAGACGGTCGACCCCATGTTCATGGAACCGGAATCCGGCCTTGGCTGGCTCGACCGCGACAGCGGCACCCTGCACATGATGATCGGCACACAATCGCCGAGCTACGATGTCAATTCCGCCGGTGAGATCTTCTCCGATCCCGACTGTCCTTTGGACGTCAAGGCGGTCAACCTGTTCGCCGCTTATCCCGGCGGTGGTTTCGGTGGACGCGACACCTCCACATTGTGCCTGTTCCTGGCGCTCGCCGCGGCTTACGGCGACCGGCCGATCCGCATCGCCTATGACCGGTTCGAGCAGTTCCAGTCCGGCGTCAAACGGCATGCCGCGCGCATCGACCTGACGCTGGCCGTCGACGACGACGGCCTGTTGCAGGCGGTGCGCAATCACATCTATCTCAACGGCGGCGGCCGGCGGAATGTCAGCACCTATGTGGCGCAGGTTTCAGCATTGGACGGTGCCGGGGCCTATGACATTCCGCTCGCCGACATCTGGTCGCGCGCGCGGCGCACCCGCGCGCCCATCGCCGGTTCCATGCGCGGCTTCGGCACGGTGCAGAGTCTCTTCGCAATGGAGTCGATGATCGATGAGCTGGCCCTGAAAAACGGGCTGGACCCCATCGATCTCAGACTGCGCAACGTGCTCGCCCCCGACCAGGAAATCGTCACCGGCGCGCCGCACGCACCGCCCGGCCTCAGGGACATGTGCGTGCATGCCTCGCAGCACAGTCTGTGGCTTGATCGCGATCAAAAGAAACAGGCATCCGCGAATGCGGACGCCGCCTATGGCGTTGGCTTTGCGCTGGGCATGAAAAACTACGGCACCGGCGCCGATGCCGCGTTGGATGAGGTTGCCTTCGACGCCGACGGTGCGATCACCGTCACGACCAACGTGATCGACATGGGCACCGGCACCGCGACGACGCTCGCCATTTCGACGGCGAAGTTCCTGGGCGCAAACGCGACCGAGGTGAAGACCGGCATATTGGCGCCGTTCGACGCGCTGGAACTGGAAGGCAGTTTCGAAAAACACCCGGAAAACCCACGCTGGACACCGCTGGTTCATGAGTCGACCAAGGCGGCGTCAACGTCGTCGAAATGGGTCCACGGTGTGCACATGGCCTGCCAGGTGCTGCTGGAAACAGGCCTGCTGCCGGCCGCGCGTGACATGTGGGGCGCGACATCGGCCGGTGTCGGCATTACCGATGTCAGCTGGCAGGGCGGCGAGCTCTCGGCAACCGGGCTCGATCCCATTCCGCTTGCGACGCTCGCCAAGCATGCCCATGACAACGGCCACGTCGTCTCCGCCATGATCCACGCGTTCTATAGCGGGCGCTGGATCGAAGCCGATTACACGGTCGGCGACGAGACGTTCCGCTGGCAGATTGATGCGCTGTCTGTTCTGCGTGGCGGTCAGACGGATCGCGAACTGATCGACCGCCAGAACCCGAAGCTCTTCACGGTCGAGAGCATCTGGGAAGGCAACGGCCAGAACTTCGGCGCCTCCGCCTGTCTGGCCGCGGTCAAGGTCGACCGCAAGAACGGCACCGTCACCCTGCTTGACGCGGTCCACTACATCGGACCAGGCACGGTGTTGCAGGAAGACCTGATGGAGGGCCAACTGGACGGCTGTTTCGCCATGGGTGTCGGTCAAGCGCTCCTGGAATACCTGCCAACCTATGAGGAGGGCGCCGGCAACGGGCGCTGGAACCTCAACCGCTATCACGTGCCGCTGGCCGGCGACGTCGCGCTGCACAACGTCGAGAAGGTCATTCTGCCGCCGGAATCCGACGACGCGCCGGCACGCGGCATTGCCGAGGTCGCCATGGTCGCCGTTGCCCCGGCGATTGCCAACGCCGTGGCCCATGCGACCGGCGTTCGCTTTTATGACCTGCCAATTGCCGCCGACAAGGTTCGCGAGGCGTGGAGAGGATGA
- a CDS encoding patatin-like phospholipase family protein translates to MSKPIVILAIDGGGVRGLIPALLLKALSDQIATHGGSARGAAKPLGRYFDLIAGTSTGALIAVGLSFAKSRGSNVPLATPEELVAFYRERSAHAFRRIRFQKLRRLWRSEYNYEPFASVLEDIVGERRLSETTTPVVLPAYDVHNRYVRYFNSDAASTSDGEDYYLRDVLRATTAAPVYFPPARISAIGGKTEEVFVDGGLFANNPSLCASTEALRQFGFNRQLIVVSMGTGQANQRYPLHRLESWGAFKWLDPRMRMPLIDVMMDGQTDATHHHLNQVLKPDETYFRFDPALEPGLVALDDASSTILGKLDALAQMYIESQMDRLRRLARLLTEHKP, encoded by the coding sequence ATGTCCAAGCCGATAGTCATCCTGGCGATTGATGGAGGCGGCGTCAGAGGCCTCATCCCTGCGCTATTGCTTAAGGCCCTGAGTGATCAAATCGCGACGCATGGCGGTTCGGCGCGTGGCGCTGCAAAGCCTCTCGGGCGCTACTTCGACCTCATCGCGGGAACCTCGACCGGCGCGTTGATCGCGGTGGGCCTGAGTTTTGCCAAGAGCCGGGGTTCGAACGTGCCCTTGGCGACGCCGGAAGAACTGGTCGCGTTCTACCGGGAGCGGTCGGCGCACGCGTTTCGTCGCATTCGGTTCCAGAAACTGCGGCGTCTTTGGCGCAGCGAATACAACTACGAGCCCTTCGCGTCGGTGCTTGAGGATATTGTCGGTGAGCGCCGGCTATCCGAAACGACGACACCCGTCGTGCTTCCCGCCTACGACGTGCACAATCGCTACGTTCGGTATTTCAACAGCGACGCGGCGTCGACAAGCGATGGCGAGGATTACTATCTGCGCGACGTGCTTCGTGCGACCACCGCGGCGCCGGTCTATTTCCCCCCAGCGCGCATCTCCGCGATCGGCGGTAAGACAGAAGAGGTCTTCGTTGACGGCGGCCTGTTCGCCAACAACCCGTCGCTGTGCGCCTCGACCGAAGCGTTGCGACAGTTTGGATTCAACCGCCAGCTCATCGTCGTATCCATGGGCACGGGCCAAGCCAACCAACGGTACCCCCTACACCGATTGGAATCGTGGGGCGCGTTCAAATGGCTCGACCCACGCATGAGGATGCCGCTGATCGACGTCATGATGGATGGCCAAACTGATGCCACGCACCATCACCTGAACCAGGTTCTGAAGCCGGATGAGACATACTTTCGGTTCGATCCGGCACTAGAGCCTGGATTGGTCGCACTGGATGACGCTTCATCGACAATTCTCGGAAAACTCGATGCGTTGGCGCAAATGTACATTGAGTCTCAAATGGATCGCCTGAGAAGATTGGCCCGCCTGCTGACCGAGCATAAACCTTAG
- a CDS encoding carbohydrate porin: MRVPSLSIYKVLSKGVAKAGAAFGRFSRLVIGAAVLAVVPEISGVQADINPWIKSTVYDPQKWDTAGPDTATPWLHPPPWTADQGWGVLGGDFDASNVTGSWGGLRDRLVLDGISIGAAYFAQPAANVAGGLDEGTSWRGDLGVATYLDLERLINWRGGFFTASFSYKDGSDSLTPRYVGNQFPVQLPSFDDDGATRLVHLAFGQQLFDNNAELVGGRIIAGEDFATLRLACTSANQAICGNPIAGAQSISFPSYPSATWGARLKVKPGDDWYAQAGAYLVYPNFRDSDDHGLEFGAPAGHGVLALGEFGYLAGGHSGGDGLPGKYKVGGYYDGEDLTDFSTGMTEDGTWGVYVMGEQMLYAEDGSFSEGLSAFLALSYAPPDVNRITFMAAGGLSYKGPFESRPDDALSLIGAYGDFSSDLSNSQVAAGLFSQSGEGLLEINYRAQLAPWIFVEPDAQWIINPNGQSNIDDALVLGVAFGVVF, translated from the coding sequence GTGAGGGTGCCGAGTCTTTCGATCTACAAGGTACTATCGAAAGGTGTGGCCAAGGCAGGAGCGGCGTTTGGGCGCTTTAGCCGACTGGTCATCGGTGCAGCCGTTCTTGCTGTCGTTCCAGAGATCTCCGGCGTTCAGGCCGACATCAACCCGTGGATCAAATCGACCGTCTATGATCCTCAGAAATGGGATACCGCAGGCCCGGACACCGCGACGCCGTGGCTGCATCCCCCGCCGTGGACGGCGGATCAGGGATGGGGCGTTCTGGGCGGCGATTTCGATGCGTCGAACGTCACCGGAAGTTGGGGCGGTCTGCGTGACCGGCTTGTACTGGATGGCATTTCGATCGGCGCGGCCTATTTTGCCCAGCCGGCGGCCAATGTCGCGGGCGGTCTTGACGAAGGCACGTCATGGCGCGGCGATCTGGGTGTCGCCACCTATCTCGATCTGGAACGCCTGATCAATTGGAGGGGCGGATTTTTCACCGCGTCGTTTTCGTACAAGGACGGCAGCGACAGCCTGACGCCGCGCTATGTCGGCAACCAGTTTCCGGTGCAGCTGCCGTCGTTCGACGATGATGGTGCGACGCGGCTGGTCCATCTGGCCTTCGGCCAGCAGTTGTTCGACAACAACGCGGAGCTGGTCGGCGGACGCATCATCGCCGGCGAGGACTTCGCGACATTGCGTCTGGCCTGCACGTCGGCCAATCAGGCGATATGCGGCAACCCGATCGCCGGCGCGCAGAGCATCTCTTTCCCGTCTTATCCGAGCGCGACCTGGGGTGCGCGGCTGAAGGTGAAGCCCGGCGACGACTGGTATGCGCAGGCAGGCGCCTATCTGGTCTATCCGAACTTCCGCGACTCCGACGATCACGGTCTTGAGTTCGGCGCGCCGGCCGGCCACGGTGTTCTGGCGCTGGGCGAGTTCGGCTATCTGGCCGGGGGCCACAGCGGCGGCGATGGCCTGCCCGGCAAGTACAAGGTCGGCGGCTATTACGACGGCGAAGACCTGACCGACTTCTCGACTGGCATGACGGAGGACGGCACCTGGGGCGTCTACGTCATGGGCGAGCAGATGCTCTATGCCGAGGACGGCAGCTTTAGCGAGGGACTGTCGGCCTTTCTGGCCTTGAGCTATGCCCCGCCCGACGTCAACCGGATCACGTTCATGGCGGCCGGCGGTCTAAGCTACAAGGGACCGTTCGAGAGCCGGCCCGATGACGCGCTGTCCCTGATCGGCGCTTATGGCGACTTCAGCAGCGATCTCTCAAACAGTCAGGTCGCCGCGGGCCTGTTCAGCCAAAGCGGTGAAGGGTTGCTGGAAATCAACTATCGCGCCCAGCTCGCGCCGTGGATCTTTGTCGAGCCGGACGCGCAGTGGATCATCAACCCGAATGGTCAATCGAACATTGATGACGCGCTGGTGCTGGGGGTTGCGTTCGGCGTCGTCTTCTGA
- a CDS encoding phage tail protein has translation MAVLRERPYSRFNFEVDIGGGDTAAIEAGFSEVEGLGLEVEVIEYRAGNAPTNMPVKISGLAKVPDITLKRGVIGSLGLYEWIDQARAGVPDAARNVTIKLKSEDRQTIAMTWKLVRARPMKYSGPQLSASTNDVAIEELVLSCEDLVVE, from the coding sequence ATGGCGGTACTGCGTGAGCGGCCCTATAGCCGCTTCAACTTCGAGGTTGATATCGGCGGCGGCGACACCGCGGCCATCGAAGCAGGTTTCTCCGAGGTCGAGGGGCTGGGCCTGGAGGTCGAGGTCATCGAGTATCGCGCCGGCAACGCGCCCACGAATATGCCGGTGAAGATCAGCGGCCTTGCCAAAGTGCCGGATATCACGCTGAAGCGCGGCGTCATCGGTTCGCTCGGGCTCTACGAATGGATCGATCAGGCTCGCGCCGGTGTTCCCGATGCGGCCCGTAATGTCACGATCAAGCTGAAGAGCGAGGACCGCCAGACGATCGCCATGACGTGGAAGCTGGTGCGCGCGCGCCCGATGAAGTACAGCGGCCCCCAGCTGAGCGCCTCGACCAACGACGTGGCGATCGAAGAATTGGTGCTTTCCTGCGAAGACCTGGTGGTGGAGTAG
- a CDS encoding fimbria/pilus periplasmic chaperone, with protein MKSRVLGDWKIALAALAFAAMALAAMPMGSAQAQLSVSEMIVDMSAPDNRRDLTVTNNGDETMYVAVEIKEFINPGMPDQTEIEHRSPEDTGLLVSPSKMVLGAGERAVVRMAVIERPDAGDRVFQVTVKPVLGEEDTQTTMIRMLIAYGVLVIVRPEELMPEFNVQRSGQMLLIENSGNTMVEFAYGQQCDTAGNGCVELPSKRVYPGGTWQVDLAYDTPAEYRVTSGGETEVRTY; from the coding sequence ATGAAATCGCGTGTTCTCGGAGACTGGAAGATCGCCCTGGCGGCCCTGGCATTCGCGGCCATGGCGCTCGCCGCGATGCCGATGGGGTCGGCGCAAGCTCAGCTGTCCGTGTCAGAGATGATCGTCGACATGAGCGCACCGGACAATCGCAGAGATCTCACAGTCACCAACAACGGCGACGAGACGATGTATGTCGCGGTCGAAATTAAGGAGTTCATCAACCCGGGCATGCCAGATCAAACGGAGATCGAACACCGATCGCCGGAAGATACTGGGCTCCTTGTTTCGCCGAGCAAGATGGTACTTGGCGCGGGCGAACGTGCTGTCGTGCGCATGGCGGTAATCGAGCGTCCAGATGCCGGAGACCGCGTGTTTCAGGTAACGGTCAAACCGGTGCTGGGCGAAGAGGATACACAAACCACCATGATCCGTATGTTGATTGCTTATGGCGTTCTGGTGATCGTACGCCCTGAGGAGTTGATGCCGGAGTTCAACGTGCAGCGCAGCGGCCAGATGCTGTTGATCGAGAACAGCGGCAACACCATGGTCGAGTTCGCTTATGGTCAGCAATGCGACACCGCCGGCAATGGCTGCGTCGAACTGCCCAGCAAACGCGTCTATCCCGGCGGCACCTGGCAGGTCGATTTGGCGTACGACACGCCCGCCGAGTATCGCGTCACCAGCGGTGGCGAGACCGAGGTACGCACCTATTGA
- a CDS encoding DUF6434 domain-containing protein — translation MSRFDWHSDTITRDTPVTANYKNTQNVRRFLTDQCGPAFRFDRLFMQWIKDGKPKTMGDVADEWQRRQADAD, via the coding sequence TTGAGCCGGTTCGACTGGCATAGCGACACCATAACGCGCGACACGCCGGTCACCGCGAACTACAAGAACACCCAGAACGTCCGCCGCTTCCTGACTGACCAGTGCGGCCCCGCGTTCCGCTTCGATCGCCTGTTCATGCAATGGATCAAAGACGGCAAGCCCAAGACCATGGGCGATGTCGCCGACGAATGGCAGCGGCGCCAGGCCGACGCGGATTGA